The sequence below is a genomic window from Glandiceps talaboti chromosome 14, keGlaTala1.1, whole genome shotgun sequence.
TATCCCTTTCTGATTGGCTGTTAACTGATGAGTCGTTTCCAAATTACAAACTCAACAGGTGGTTTCTTGTAATTCGATCCAGATATCCCTTTCTGATTGGCTGTTAACTGATGAGTCGTTTCCAAAGTACAAACTCAACAGGTGGATTCTTGTAATTCGATCCAGATATCCCTTTCTGATTGGCTGCTAACTGATGAGTCGTTTCCAAACTATAAACTCAACCAGGTGGTTTCTTGTAATTGGATACAGATATCCCCTTTCATCTGCTGCTAACCATGTGATTAGTTTCCAAATTAGGAAATCCACAGGAGCTTTCTTTTAAAGGGACTTGGACCTCCCTCAAGTTTGGCTGATACACATTGGAAATTGAAGAATAACTATTGTTAATCTTACTCGTGCTGAtgctttcaaaaaatgtttttattttataaccAAGTTTAGTTGTGATTTCGTGTCCCGTGTGTCTATGGTTtgattcgttcgttcgtttgttagTGAAGTGATGGTGATAAagtgataatttcattttttttgtttgaataaaaccgagtattaatattataaaaatCCACAAAAGAAGAAATATGCTATCTCAGCGTCTTTATCATCTCTCCCCCACAGTGGAGATGGATGACAAGCGCGCCCTCAACGGTTGATCTTTCAATATATAAAACGATAGATCGAGACACATGAGAACATAGGGGACCTTCAGGGGCGGGGGAGATCAGGCCCAGTCTGTTCcttaaaatatgaccctcctccGATTCCTTCGTtctaaaaagtggccctccctccatttcctttctctaaaacataaCAGTCTCCCCCtgttaaaaaattcaaaaacatggtttaaatgctgtcagacatggaaaaggacactagtcccagaaacaaatatttgaaggacgtaatcccaccgctgccaccacgttGAAAGTTTGAACCGTATTTCACTACCACTATACCATCGGAATgaatttgtgtaaaaatcgGCACAGTATTaatcaatacctgtgtttggatttCATTGGCTGAACGGAAGGCCGGCTAGAAAGTTAACTCCAAAATACTACGGTAGTTGGGCACACTCCCAATATTGTCAGgactgaggtcaacatctcctCAATATTATCCCTAATATCTTACTCAACTGTTCTAattttactcctgtgagactcACTGtgacttctctcctcacatcgCACTTGACAATCAATTTACTACATGCATGGTTGTTTGCAGCTATTTGATTGACATGGTCTGGTAATTTTCTTCCTAAGTCCAACCGATGTGGCAGCAGTGGGGTGCCAAATTCCCCAAACACTGCAAAATTAGGCAATATCAAAGTCAAAGTAAAGCGTGACCTCCCCTTAtctcattttctaaaattatgGCCCTCCCCGAAAACGGATTTGTAATAAGTGACCCCCATTCCCCCGCTccttataattactgaaggcttcctaatATCGCAAAAACGTGAACTCATTCATATAAATAATTGGACTGAATTCTTCGGTGGTACGTGGGGCGTTTTAaaaagcgccaccaacggcgAACCAAGACCGTAAGGTATGTCTTTTTGTTCTGGCTTCTCTAACAAATGATTAGTGTTGCATGCACGTAGTAGCTTACAAACTGCGATGAAATGTATCAGTCTTGTGTACAACTGTATATTATATCTACAATTGtggtttttcttcttctcaatTTTCAGAGAGGATGACGGAGCAAGAGATCTATGAAGCATTCCGAGCTATGGACACTGATGACAGTGGAACAATCACATACGATGAACTACGTGCAGTGATCAAAAGACTCGGTGAAAATCTAACAGAAGACGACATTGAAGACATGATTGAGTTAGCGGACACTAACAAAGACGGTGAAATAGACTACGGGGAATTTGTTAGAGTcatgaaaatgtaatataatgacatcatagtaaTACCATTTCAAAGATGACGTCATCGGGATATTGTTTCAAAAATGATACCATTAAAATACTATTGCAAAGATGACGTCATAGGAATATTATTTTAAAGATGACGTGATAGGGGTATTATTTCAAAGATGATGTGATAGGTATTATTTCAAAGATGACGTCACAGGTATATTAGTTCAAAGATGACGTCATAGGGATGTCATTTCAAAGATGGTGTCGTTAATACGTTATCTTTTTCAAAGATGACGTCATATATAGTATATCATTACGaaagaaaataatgatatacacatataattatatctaaTCTATCTTAGATTGCAGAtaatttatttgacattttgagtCTAAACCGTCTGAATGAATGATGAAGTAATATAGCCGTGTACTATATGCATGGTATCAAGACCACGGTAATAACAGTCCAGTCAACGGTGTGGTTCGGACTATGGGCAAACTCGTGCATTGCTGTAGTGAATAGTGGTTCCTCTAAAAGGTGTTTGAACCCAAATGATGTTTAGAGAGTTGGCAGAGAACAACCACATTTATGTAATTAACGCGATACATGTAAACTGTAGATTCTCCCTGTGACATACTACATCCACCCATAGGAATACGGTTCACAATATTGCCACAGAGAGACCTGGTGTTTTTATACgactatatactacacagtcATTCCAAAACATTAGTCTTAAAAACTACATTGTCGTTCGCTCGCATTGTTAGAATGCTACACAGTGTATGCATGACATAGAGGACACGGCTATGTCACACAAGTTCTCACAATTCTTATCATCCGATGTGTTTAGCTTGAAAGCAGTCGTCGGTTGTTAAAGGCACAGACAAGGAAGCTAACGTGgtataaatacaaacatacaagtGTGAAGTTCAAGATCAAGATCACTTTATTTACACCTATCATATTTGTGATCGAAAGCCACCGgcaaattatttcattcataGGAAATTCAATTACATGCATTTGACTAGTGTATCAACTAGTACTCTTTGATGACGATTTATTTATACAACTTTAAGTCTATATGTATGACGTCACTACGTTAAACTGTCTTTGATGAGAATTTCAGATAAAGTGAGAGATTCCgtagtttttaatttgataattagcattttctgttgtcatgtatttaCATTCTAACAATATAtaaggaagacagacagacagacagacagacagacagacagacacagacaagtgGATATATATGTGTGTCATAAATATACTGACAGGTAGATCAACAGAGGACTTTGAAGATCACACACATAGATGTATATAGGTAAAGGAATATAAATAttgcgagagagagagagatagagagagagagagagagagagagagagagagagagagagagagagagagagagagagagagtgactgagatacagacagagagaggcagagggagagagggagagggaagAGAGGGAGAAAGGATAAAACAAACAGACgtagacagaaagacagacatagTGAGGTAGTGAGCTGAGACACACCCACAGACAGAAGGGACAGGGATACAGGAGATGATTTTTATCCATTTACATGTCAACTTAATGTTTCGATAATACAAGTTATATTTAATGTATGCTACTTTTACCATAATTACAACGTCATTTTGTTGGCAGCTGAACATGTCTGCGTCTGATGCTATTGCCACTTCATCTATAAAATGTTCGTTTGCCTGATTGCCAGATTGCAGTTAACACTTTCACAAGCACAGCATCAACCGTATGACGTGATATACACAGTGGTCCCTTGTTCAGTCAGTCGCCTAGCATTGTATATGAAGCCGTTGACGTGTCTCCTTAGAGAGCGACCCCAACGGCGAGAGTGGGTAACCGAGGCTTTCAATGAGTCGGCCAGTCGATCAATCTGTCACTCACCTTTCTATTGAACCCCTAACTCACTGAAAAACCTCATGTACTCCTTTAacaaaattaatttatcaataaattaCTCATTTGACATCCATAGTTCATATAAAGCAATTAATTCACTGAAGAGCTGTTTGAAGAAACTTTCAGATGGAATGTTGACTCTTGATAGCTGAGGAAATAAACAACCTTCAAACGATTCATAGAcactttcgtgtagggtctgtaATCGGTTACACATTAAATAAATCAGTTCTTATCATTACATTTGTCtccaatgaatgaatgaatgaatgaatgaatgaatgaatgaatgaatgaatgaatgaatgaatgaatgaagtgaATGAGTGACTGatcgtaaataaataaatgaatgaatgaatgaatgagcggatggattgagtgagtgagtgagtgagtgagtgagtgagttagtgagtgagtgggggagttagtgagtgagtgagtgagtgagtgagtgagtgagtgagtgagtgagttagtgagtgGATGAATGAGTCAAGTGAATGAATCATCCAATCaacaatcgatcgatcgatcgatctatcaataggtcagtcagtcagtcagtcagtcagtcagtcagtcagtcagtccgtcagtcagtcagtcagtcagtccgtcagtcggtcggtcgaaCAATCGAAAAATCTATGTTATATATGTTTGCTTGGCGACGAGCCAATATATATGGGAATGTCACGTGCATGGCATCGATCCCTACTCGAGGTTTACATCAAGGCGCAGGTTCGACTAGATTCGTACGTCATGTCATGTTGTTCCGCTCAAGGGCCGTCTTTTTTAGTGAGTGCTGACGGACTGGGTATTAAAGACAACACGTACATGATATCGCACAGTCCATAAAGTGTAGGGGCTTGGCATGGATGACATGTAGTGGCATGTATATACGTAAAACGATTATTAACCATTAACTGTTGACTTTAGTATATAGACTAGTAACAGCACTGACGGCTACTACCGGGATACATTGACGGAAACAAACATTGGAACGgatacatacataataacaaATGTAACGTTGTGAAATTTGTTAGTCTTAATGATACTAATGATGATTTATCGTAGTTGGTGGTATACTAGAATGAAAAATGCCTTAATAATGAAAATTAACTGTACTGACATTTATGATAGAGAAATAtgtc
It includes:
- the LOC144446062 gene encoding uncharacterized protein LOC144446062 isoform X2, which translates into the protein MGCGSSIDYEHEREREQERMTEQEIYEAFRAMDTDDSGTITYDELRAVIKRLGENLTEDDIEDMIELADTNKDDCR
- the LOC144446062 gene encoding uncharacterized protein LOC144446062 isoform X1, whose amino-acid sequence is MGCGSSIDYEHEREREQERMTEQEIYEAFRAMDTDDSGTITYDELRAVIKRLGENLTEDDIEDMIELADTNKDGEIDYGEFVRVMKM